The DNA window CctttatatttacacacacaaacacacattttgcaTATGCTTCCTCTGATTATACCAGGCATGGGCATGTTCTTCATTCAATGACTCTTAACACAATTAAAGTTTGTCATCAAAGCATTCACAGCTATACTGCAATAATATATAGAAGCATACTCAGAATGACTCTTATCAATGGTCATTTATATGTTTTAACTGCAGATAACACTGTTCACCAATCTGGAATTTCATTGAACTGAACCATTTCCCGCAACTCGTATTTTAAATCCTACAGACTGGTGCCAACTCATATTCAGATTCCACGAACTGAATTGGAATTGGGTCAGTTTGTATTCAAATACAGATCTGACCCAAACCTTTATCTACAAACACAACTGAGGAGCACCTTTGGATAAAATCCTTCCGGAGCAGAAACCAGTTGCTCAGACCATCAAAGAGGAGCCAGAAATGCTTAGGTTTATTCACAATGATAAAAACGAAAAATTACGTCAACAAAAAATGATCATACAACTTACTTCACAGCTTTTCTATTTTGTATGTACATTCAAGTTTTGGGCCCAGCTTTTGAGTTGAACTTTTTTACAGTGCAACCACTACAAACTCAACAAACTGAAACCAAAGGCCTTTGGTCGACTCTcttcacataaaaacaaactgtttacctttcttcctcttccttgtTGACTTCTGACCAACTGTCATCTTACTCCTTTACATAAGAAACACAGGCCTGTTTCTCTACCAGACCATTTAGTGCAAAGCTTTAGTCTTCTGTGAGCCAAAATCATGCTTTACAGCAGTGACTAAGGGGGATAAGAGCTCCTGTGAACTTTACCTACACTAGGAAGCTTACAATTGATTAACTGTAGGTCCAAAGGGTCGCTAGCTCTACAACCTTAACAGCTTctcgtgttctttttttcatgctgtcCCAACAAacgatgaaaaatgaatgaacacaaaaaaaaaagttaacttcACCATCTGTGAGTGTTAGCAAAAGCAGAATTGCTTTGAGGTATTCCTTTTCAGACTTATGCTAATGCAGGTGAAACTGTCACTCCCCTTTAGGGAATGAGTTCGTGGAATGATTGTCAAGTTACCAAGCTTCCATTAAGATAAACGACATGATGCTGCAATAAAGCGAAAAACTGTAGGTGTGTGCTCAGAGGAATGCACTGCGTACTACAGAATCCACAGAAACAGAATTCCACCTCTCATGTAGAACACAGAGTATAAAGAATGGTCATCATGGAACTGATGAACATGACGTCGAAATGATGTGAAATCACTTTATTTTAAAGGACAAAATCCATACCAATGAGATTATGGAGACTACAGAGGCAtaatctttaaaaacacagcttaGAGATAAGGTGTAGGGACATGAGAACATACGAAACATTTATTGactaaaaaaaacttcaaagatCTCACTGAACTGCTTTACCTTGAGGCCTAGATAAAAAGCCATCCTAAACTGGAGGGTCAATAGGGCAAGTAGTAGTGTCTGTTGGGTAATGAAGTTAGTACATTCCAGTGCCCTGGGGCCACTGCTCATGAATAAAGGTGGCTCATAAAATAAGGTCTTTTTATACTTAGATATTAGTGACAATACTTGAAACCTCTGGACAAAAATGAACCATTTTGACCCCTAAAACCAATTTTCTGTCACAGACCTGACGactaataaaaaaacatgttaatttCGGTTATCTCCTTAAATGTCCTGAAACATGCCAATCACTCCGTGAATCACACCATTAACATAGAGCCTACCAAAGCGAGAATGTGTACTATCACTTACTCCTATATGGCATCCCTGAGTTGAAGCATCGAGTTTCAGGCACCCGCTGTCTAAACCGATGCCACATACAGATAAGATCATGCACGCTAAGAGGGAAGTGTCTTCATACATAGTTATCTGATCTACGATTGATCAACTAATGCTGAAATCAACTAGCCACTGCACAGCATTAGTCTTCACAGAATCTTGTTTTAGCTACAGGACGTACTGTATAACCCTTCAAATTAGGTCTGGACAAATGTATCCTTTGACATGAGTACGATGCTGCCAAAATTCTCTTGCTTCTGGAGTGGTGACGTGTGTTCTTCCCCAGCTAATAGCGAAATGATTTTGTAGGGATGCTGAGGGTGGCTAGAAAAGTAAACTACTGTACACTGAAACACTGGACAGCTCAAAGTACCGACATGTTCCGATTAACATAAAACGACAAGCTTAATTAAATGTCACTGAGCAATTCAGCATTCTTATCTGATCGTATCTGACAGAGAATATAAGGCAATCATGATCATGTGGCCTCTATTAAACAGTCGAACACCCCTTAGCTAGATAGATTACATTAGAATCACAGTTCAGGCTCGCTGTACCACATGACACGGCAGGGTTATGTTACAGCTAAGGTACATTCAATCAATACTTACGTAAGAGCCAAAGACCGAGCTAATCCAGAGTCATCATAATGAATGTATTAGGTCTCCATCATTTGCTTTCAATCACCCAGATAGCAAACGTACATATGCAGCCAGTAGCGTACTTCCTCATTCTGAACGCCAACTTCTCTGCTCCTGTGTCAGTTTCTTATGGCAGTCATATCTGCGTACGTTTTGCGCATTTTCCCTGCTACAGGAAGCGACTGGAGAGCATAGAATCGAGTCGAGATTTTTTCGTATAACTTCATTGAACAGACGACCAACCTTAACCCAACCCTGTGCCACAAGCTTAGAAAATATACTAGTTACAAGCATCAAAAACAATGAAGTGTACACTACTGTTACGTCAACTGCCTTTGCTTTGCCATTCTGGAGTTACACTACCTGGAGGGTGCATTGGCCACAATAACCCGTAGTGTCTTGGTACCTGAATAACTTCTTGTAACATTGCACCTTCTGATGTGGGTCGTACCGTTAAGGGTCCAGCTCGCAACAGATAACAGGGCATAGAGTAAAGGGCATGTTGGAGTTTGGTACAAGAAGTCATGTATCTCTATTGTTAAGGAAGGATGTTTAGGAAGAAAACAAGAGTAGAAAGTTTGGACATTCTTTTGTTCATCGTGGTCTGCTCAGAGAAGACAATGATATGGTGGAGCTGAACATAAACTGtctaaaaatcaaaataaaatatcttaACAACGAAACAGTCTTTAATTAACTAAAAATGGAGCGTTACAATGACGAGGGTGCAATGAAAATAAGTTATCGAGGAagattcctgtttttttgtacATCTGATTGACAACATGCTCATCAAACTGATTGAGAAgctttattttgtgaaataccCTACTAGCGGTGCATAATATGTCTTCAATTGTTTTTTAGAATaccaacaaaaaaataatgacactactgtcataaaaatgaaagcagtTTATAGGCATTTATTGTTGAATTCTGATTAAACAGGTTTCCATTTGGCAAAAGTCTTGAAGTAAGCAAAAACACGCACACCAAATATGTGGAAGTGCCTGTTGTTTCAGTAAAATGCAGAAGTTATCTTTTGGGAAGACAAATTACTAAGGCGTGACATGAGGAAAGAAGCTTCATTACAATCAAACTTGCTTTAGCCCACTGCTAGAACATCTCATTTTCAATGCAGACTTCCATTCAGTGTAGTTGATAACCAACATGTCCTCTTGGCTGGCAGAGACGAAAAGACCTTGTAAAATCTGACatgttgctgtatttttttttttgtttttgtcttcaacaaaaaaggaatgaaaatagATAAATTGAACCCAATCACTTTGGCTTTTCAATATTTACAAATGCTGCATTTGGCAAAAATTGCTGTCTACAAACAAGTATATTTAAAGGCACTTTGCAGGTTCTTTGGAGGatgcaaaaccaaaacaagcagTTACTTCACACGCATTCTAGATATGTGTCAGACAACCAGAGGTAGAAGTCCTACAAATAACTTCACTTGGCTTGGTTGTACAGAacaatacacttttttttcaaagatataCGCAATTTTACAATAAAATCGTTTGAAGTTTTTGCATCGCATCGAACAGCTGAGTACCTTTAAGAAAAGTTGAATAAAATATAGATAAATGAAAAGGACACAAGGCACATCCAGTGCAAAGACAGCTCACTGACTTCAGTGATAAAGTGAAGTTGAAGCACTTGATTACAGTAGTTTACATCTTTCAAAATGGTTTACATCAAGCTTAGGTGGTTTCATTACAGTAAGATCAATTTTTTTCCAGCAAAGGTGAAATTTTTGGCAATATACTTAAGGCAAAGAGGATCTTTGCAAAGATGATCCTTtacttaacatttaaaaagaggttgctctgtatatctgtatactATCAGTTTTTATGTTAGATGTATTTAAACACTGTAACAGAGGAACAATTTATTCTTTGCTCCTGTCTTTGAATCACTCTGTATGTATATGGTGCATTTTCTGCCTACAGACAAATACACCTGAGGCTAGAGTGCCATCCATTAACGTTAACTTACTAACAACACTGTGCTTTAAATTTCAACTGCAGCATTTGGCATTTACACAGAACATCACTTTAATTTTCAATCTTTGCAAAGAGTCTCCATACTTAGCTTTTCCCAGTAAATGACCTGATggttatatattttaaaatcaaCTAACTTCAGTGGTAAAAGTATTGCTGCAGAACTTATTATACTTTTGGGTTTGTGCTTAAATCAAgattatgacaaaacaaaatatgacaaacacatTAATGGGGGCATTGAACAAGAATATTCATCATCTGAACATGAAATTACACAGTTAGTGTAAGCACTCCAACTGCCAGTCACAGGCTCAAGCcttaatttaaaatgtcatagaaagaaagaacccccccccccccccccccccacacacacacacacacacacacacacacacatacacatacacacgatgGAGTGCAAGAGCCAAAATCCACACTGATGAGCCTTCGGGATAAATGTCTGACCAACCttgatcagatcagatcagatcacCTGATCTTAGTCTCTCAGTACGCTGGAGGCTGGTAACCTCCCTCTCCAGAATATCCAGAATTTGGGGTGAAAGGGGACTGTTGGTAGCCCTCTGGAGGCCCACTTGTATAGGGATGGGTAGGAGGGTATGGAGTGGTGTGGTCATTAGCTGGATCTGTGTAGCCCAGGTCTATGTCACCCACACCTTGGCGGAATCGTTTAAAGGCAAACAGGGTCAGTAGTGCCTatgggtggggaaaaaaaaaaaatcacagcgcTATAAATATTAACACCCAAACCAATATTTTTGGTGAGGTTCAgtattattttgtgtgaaaaattGTGTTTCATAGAAAAATGAACACGTTTGATGGTGAGGTGTGAGAGACGGAAATGAAGCTCACCCAAGTGATAActgagaagaatgaaaaagcCACAACTGCCCTGGCAGCACTTGCTATCACGTCCGTGCCTGTGTGAGACCACTGATTGGCCAAGAAGCAGAAACAGATAAACCACATGAACGTCCATGCTCCTGTTacgggaaagaaaaaaaaaacaaaaaacattagaGCCTAAAGGGATCGAAAAGGCCACACCACTGAACATCTGAGGAGAGAGATCCATGAAGAGGATCCCTGCACTGGTCTTAATATAAAGGGCAACGATGATTTTTGAGTCTGTGATGAGCACCGTATATCCTcttagaaaaagaaatgtcataaGTGCATGCTTGTTAACTATAATGAGGGGCTGTGACTCTAGGCCAAATGCATGCAATAAATCAATGACAAATAGCCAACCTTACCAGATACGACAAGGTCACCAATGACGATGTTTTTCCTGTCCCTGGCACTGCTGATGTGTGGAAAGTAAGCATCCAGCACAGTAAAGACAACGCATGCCAGGAAAGCAATAATTCCTGTGCCAACTCCAAAAGTGCAGGCACTGTCGTTCTTATTGAACATGCATGTGGTTTCACCTGAGACTGATGGGTTGACATAGCCCTCCCCGGTGATTGTTGCAAAAACCACGATAGCACAAAGCTGGggaagaaaaagtgttttgtgaaaaaagaaacagtaatcAGTGATCACCATACCGATAATATTGCGTGATATCGTTTGTAAGTAGCACGCACAGGCAGCCTAAAAGGCCTAATAAACGTTGGTGATTTATAAGTCACGTGATTTCTAAGGTCGACCTGTCGATATCGTCAATTTCGTAAACTGAAATGCCCTCCCTTGAGATAATTTCGGAAAGGCCTTGGATTCAGTAACAGGTAACACGATATCGCGTCTTCTGAGACAGCATGAATGCATCACAACTGAATTTCCCATTCTGAAGAAGTCTCTCTGGTTGGGCAAAACGTTTTGATTTGCATTTGGTTCGGTTATCTGACAAACTTTTTTACCATTTGACTGAATATGCAAATACAACGTAGCGAACTAAACGATGGGCAATTCCATCCTCAGCATGTTCTCAGCTAATTGACGAAGCTGTTTTACACAACAGGCTTAACTTATATATACTACACTTTTAACGACCCAGGTGAACCAGTCTCCTAAATATGTCAACTGTTCGTTCTACAAAGGGACAGCAGATTAAGTTAATATTCTTGGCAGTTGTTAACTTAGCTTATGAGAGACCCAGTACCAGCATGAAAACGGGGAAAGGTTAAGCATAACTAAATAGCTTGTGTACTCCTGCGTCACGAGGGAGTACTGTTAGCAAGCTGAACAAGTTTCGTCAGGAGCCTTCCCTACTAGCTTACATATCTAATGAGCAAAATGGCTACCAAAGAGAACCCACAACTTTCAGTACTTCTGGAAACTTCCACCATCTCCAACAAAATGACACGCCCCAGTACTGTGTAAAACAAAAGTATTTCGGCTAAACGACCACGTTAACTgaagttttatttgtgttcctCAGCTGATAAGGCAGGACTAAGCGGCTAGGCATTCTTGCTCTACAGTGATGACTTCCAACATACTTACCCAGCTCAATACGCGCACTATAGTTTGAGGTTGCTTTACAAAGCTCACAAAGTCAAAAGTACCTCCGGCCAAAGAGGCCCCATATACATTAGTCGCCATTGCACTAGCTTGTTTTCCGCAACGTAAATCTACTTTCGAACGTTGCAAGAACGAGAAAAGTTCGTTGGATGATCTCTCGAATCAGGATGTCCAGTTTGTTTTCACTTATTTCCTGAAAGTGAATGAACCGCCCTCTTGAGGGAAGTACACGTCAGACCATGCAGCCAGTGCAGCTGGAATACTATCCAGGTTTAATTGTAGGCTTTCCAGGGTCTCGAAGGGGCAGGCCAGTACAGGGGTTATCTATAAATTTTCTGTAATTTCACACTGGCTTTTAACATTTCAGTACTTTCAAAGTACCTCTGAATTTGTAGATGGGTGCACTAATCCTGACATCTTGAAATTCACTGAACTCTTGATAGAAATATTACTAATGTGGTTACGTTTATGACAGTATGTGTTGTATGCACAGGTATTGTTGTGCAAGGATTCCCGTACATTCACGTAACTAACTGCATTTTTACAGTGTAATCTATTATTTCACACAAGCTGTGAATGGAGAGGTACCTCCACACCTttaacacacaccactgtgCACAAAAGGTGGGTCCTGTTCTGCTGGCTACTTACCAAGTTATTCATTTGTGCAATAATTAACCTAAAATGTATCGTTTACTTTAATGAAGTAGCACACATGCGCAAGTTCCCTTTACTCTGCTGGACTGCAGCAATCACATAGTTACTGCAAAGTGGCGGTTTTATGATAGTCATCATTACACACTTATTTCAcaataatgattttattgttaTGTCTGCCTACACTTAATGACACACTTTTACATTCTAGATTAACTATAGTATCGTGACTTAAATATCTCAGCAACATGAAAGAATCAACCCCAACCAAGTAGGTTTGgcaaaatgatttaaatgattAGATTTGTATGATTTGATATGAAAGCACATGTAGGTTCCTTTAACTGTAAGATTTCACTGATGTTGGTGTTAGTCTAGAACAGTAAGTTATTGTCCATGCTTGTACTGTCATATCTGTTAGGTTTGTGATATGTCTTGCTCATTGCTCATTGGAAAACACGAAATTGGATGATGTGTAGAGCACATTTGTAGTACTAGTGCTGCTTGCTAGATGGCGGTATGCTACAAGGCATCTCATTTAATAAAAGCGGAACACTCAACACGCACGTTAACCTGTGAATGACGAGACCTATGAAGTGGAAGCCTCACATGACTTCTGGTTATTTACAGGAAGCACAAACACTTGTCAGCTAACTTATTCTGTGaggttaaaaaatgaaatgtgccCCATACCAAGCAATAGCACAgcaatatagatagatagaaagttGACTTTATTAATGCCCAGAGGGAAATTAAACTGTCATAGCAGCCAGATACgttaaaatacaaatgacaacaggtacatgaacacacagcagcTAAAGTGAATAAACAGTAAGACTAGTGAATGTATAAGTGTGGATATTGACTGAGGGTCTGGTTATAAATCAGATACAGATGAAGGCATAAAGTGCtgaatatgtgtctgtgtatatataatttGTACATCACTATTGTTTTATTTAGCATTGCTTGTCCTCTTCTGAACATATATTTGCAACATAATTGTGGTTGAAGTTTCATGATGATATTTGTTAATTTAAATCAGGGCAACCCTCTGGACAGCCCTCTGGGCAGCTTGTTGTGGCTCAACACCAAACATTAAAGTCCGTCTTCTCTACTGTtaagagtttttatttttttaaatttattatattttattgccTCGACAATATTACATTTCCATCTGTAACATTTGGAATTTCACTTCCCCATATTGCACCTTATGTCAACTGCATACTGAAATGTGATATAAAAAGACATCTGGCATGGATATGTGACCGgttaaaaaaaagccattgtgTCATTAGAAAGTCTTGCTTACCCAAACACCAAATTCTCCCATTTGTTTTGGCTTCCACTAGAACTTGTATTTGCACCCTGAagacagagctgttttttttttttttttttttttgcaagggATGCTAATAAAGCTCCACCTACAGAGACATGGTTACCCATGAGACTGTCGTCACAGCTTGTCTCCCTATCTGCAGATTTGAGCATATCTCTGAATGGCACACAGCTTATAGAGGTCTGTTCCTTCCCTTCAGGTGGCTGATTGTCTTGACGAAAGAAGCTAAATCCAACACAGCAGGCACATGTAAAGTCTAAGTTACTTAAGGAAGATGGCTCACTGTGTTACCGTTGATGTTAATGTACATCAAGCCGATGAATCATCTGAGTAAGTAGTGAGACCTGACAAAAATGTTCTGCggttttcatttaaatactttACAATATTAAATCTGTTTCAGAGGTTTAATGAGTACACAAGGATCTGAAACAACTTTGCCCATACACTTGGATgttacagtttcttttttttttttttaaatctttaagCTTTGTTTCTTGGCAAGTGCTTAACCAAATTATACACTTTTTTGTCGTAACAAATACTTTattgtgtgctgttttgtgtcctgtttgtgtaGTTTGCATGATACCATGTGAAATACATGATGAGCGTACAGATGAAGTTTGAAGACTGCATTACTTCACAGCCCCaaaaaatgttgtgatgttttgACATTGCAAGACTAACATTTCAGAAGCCTGTATATATGTGATATCAGCCTTTGCATGGTTCAgacgttttgggtttttttttttgttgatgttgtgtgtgcaatttgtttttattcagtgaaCATGTTGTATTAAGTGAAGTTTACAGCACTTTCTTGTCCACATGTAGGAATCTCCAGTTGATCGGTATCCACAACCCCACACTTTACAGCAACCATGAAGCGACTGAGATGGGCACACTCAGAAGGGAGAAAACAAGCGCTGTTACGTGTATGAACAGAGATTTAACCTTTTAACTTTTACAGAAAAAGtagtgtgtctatatatataaataaataaatgaatatatatatatatatatatatatatatatgtttgatGTTACTATACGTTAACTACTTTTAGGAGCTAGACTTTCGCTCTTTTATTAGGTATTGTAATATAGTTACAAAGATTCTGTTgagcatttttaaaatcaagTTTGAACTTGAATTTGATGGACAGTGTCAGCATGCGCTTGTGTAACTGTCTTTATATCTACAGCATCTTCCTGATGAATGACTTTGTGTTCTTCTCTTGTGTTGGCACTGTAAATGAAGTCACAGCCTCATTAGAAGCACAGGATTGGCAAAGTGAGCAGAGCAGTGAGGAAGACGATCTTACAGATGTCTTGAGCAGAAATCGCAGGTCTACTGCCACTCTGAGAGTCCTGTCCTCCATGCCCAGTCGGTCTGCTGGTGAGATCCCCATCTGAAATACAGATTAGTTTTAGGCACTTGTCCGGTCATCAGTTTGAATGAATTTCATAATGTCTCAATGAATCTCATAAGGtcaataacattttaaatgttagacattaattatttgtttctcttgtttgttaTAGTCTAGATGATGTGGCATCTCAGCAGGGGAAGTCCACTTTAGTGCAAAAGAGGGGAAGTCAACTAGTAGAAAAAAAGGATGCAAATAGCAACACAGTGTTATAAGTAGCAGGGACATTGCACACATTTTCAGTGCTTTAAAACAAGATAGCagaatgaaggggggggggggctgggtggCTGTGGTTTAGAAGCTGCTATACATGTGAATGTACCCTTGTAAATGTGACACTGGTAGAAAATGAGTCATAATTAGACACATTCAAATTTGGTCTAGCACATCGCAAAGCTCTAAAGCAACATCACACATAGTTACACTAAGAGTAGTATTGTTGTCATTTATGAAATTATGACAATAAATTGCTAAATTGTTTGTATGTGTCCTGTTCATACATATAGTGCATGAAGAAAGTATTTGGTCCCTTCCTGAGTTCCATTTCTATGTACTTCTGGGGTTAATTAGGGTTAGCTGTTAAAGTTCACTTGTAAACAGGCTTTATTTGGGCTTTGAACCTCAACCATGGCCATGGTCATATTCACCAAATGGAGAAAGTTTTGGATGGCGGTGATGAAAGAAGCATAGGTCTGCAACATCCAAGCAGCTACAGTCAACTTATCCCATAGCTACAGTGCTCCTGACTCTGCAATAAGAAATTACAGTGTACAGAGATGGTATTCATGAGAAGGTTGCAGGGCAGAGGTCACCATCTctaaaaacaacataaatgttCAGGCAGTGTATGGCAGAGTAACGGGGTAAGGATGTTTTGCCTCCTCAGGATCTGGACAAACTGCAATCACTGAAAGAACCAGACTCGCAATgaccagaaaaacaaataaaaaacaaaataaaagttttagTACAGCCAGATCCAAGTCTTGACTTACCCGATATGTTTGGGCAAGACTTGAAAAGAAGCATTCGTACAGATGTTGCTGAGCTAAAGCAGTTTTGCATGGATGAGCAGACCAAAATTCACCCACTGCGAAGTGAGACACTGATCAGCAGTTACAGGAAGCGCTTAGCTGCAGTCACTACAACTGCAAGCAGTCACTGGCTTAAGGGAACAATTGCTTTTCATGCAATGTTTTTTGgtgttgcttttctttccttattAAAATAAGTACATGCTCGCGCGATCCGTTTATATGGGCTTCCTCTGCCTAATGCTAATATTCAGTTGAAGATCTGGTGACtacatttatttactgaatatagaaacagagaaaatcaaaTTGGGGACAAATACTTTTTCAAAGCCCAgtaaaatacatatacacaatacGTTTGAAAATATTGCTCAAATTGTTGTCCAGTTTATTACAGAACGCTTTCCGCTGCTTTTAAGGGgcgctgtttgtttttttttttctgcgattaaaaatgactgttgcagtgttgtgtgtttgcattgagGTCATCGCCTTTGAAcactcactgtctcctcccctcagGCCGAAGAGGCCCTGCTGCTTCAGTATATAAATATCAGACACGGGCCACGCAGCGCCGTAGACGCTGGCAGGCCCAGGACTCTGAATCGACCGCCAGAGGCCACAGCACAGAGGCAATGGCTGAGGAGTTCAGTGACGAGGGTACACATCATGTTCAGATGTATAGGTTCATATGCAATCCGTACAATCAGTGTTAAACACTCTAAGGTTTCATAATCATTCCTCTGAATTTGATA is part of the Chanos chanos chromosome 13, fChaCha1.1, whole genome shotgun sequence genome and encodes:
- the syngr2a gene encoding synaptogyrin-2a, with the protein product MATNVYGASLAGGTFDFVSFVKQPQTIVRVLSWLCAIVVFATITGEGYVNPSVSGETTCMFNKNDSACTFGVGTGIIAFLACVVFTVLDAYFPHISSARDRKNIVIGDLVVSGAWTFMWFICFCFLANQWSHTGTDVIASAARAVVAFSFFSVITWALLTLFAFKRFRQGVGDIDLGYTDPANDHTTPYPPTHPYTSGPPEGYQQSPFTPNSGYSGEGGYQPPAY